A genomic segment from Aquipuribacter hungaricus encodes:
- the leuD gene encoding 3-isopropylmalate dehydratase small subunit — protein MEPFTTHTGVGVPLRASNVDTDQIIPAVYLKRVSRTGFEDGLFSAWRQDPGFVLNAEPYRAGSVLVAGPDFGTGSSREHAVWALKDYGFRVVLSSRFADIFRGNAGKQGLLAGQLAQDDVEMLWKILETEPGTQVTVDLQAREGRCQEFVFPVGVDDYTRYRLLEGLDDVGITLQSAALIDSFEAAREPWRPTTLPVRS, from the coding sequence GTGGAACCGTTCACCACCCACACCGGCGTCGGCGTCCCGCTGCGCGCGAGCAACGTCGACACCGACCAGATCATCCCGGCCGTCTACCTCAAGCGGGTGTCGCGGACCGGGTTCGAGGACGGGCTGTTCTCCGCCTGGCGGCAGGACCCCGGCTTCGTCCTCAACGCCGAGCCGTACCGCGCCGGCAGCGTCCTGGTCGCCGGGCCGGACTTCGGCACCGGGTCCTCCCGCGAGCACGCGGTGTGGGCGCTCAAGGACTACGGCTTCCGCGTGGTGCTGAGCTCCCGCTTCGCGGACATCTTCCGCGGCAACGCCGGCAAGCAGGGCCTGCTCGCCGGGCAGCTGGCCCAGGACGACGTCGAGATGCTGTGGAAGATCCTCGAGACCGAGCCGGGCACCCAGGTGACGGTCGACCTGCAGGCGCGCGAGGGCCGCTGCCAGGAGTTCGTCTTCCCGGTCGGCGTCGACGACTACACCCGCTACCGCCTGCTCGAGGGGCTCGACGACGTCGGGATCACCCTGCAGAGCGCCGCGCTCATCGACTCCTTCGAGGCGGCGCGGGAGCCCTGGCGCCCCACGACGCTGCCCGTCCGGTCCTGA